AATAATCATACGTAACCTGTATTAAATACTATTATTTAATGAACCCTACTGATTAGAATCATGTACTCCTGTGTGAATAATGTTACATTGGGCTAGAAGAAGTTGAAAATGAGGTTGACTTAGAAGCTGTCATACTACAATTAGCGAGGCATTTATATTGAAATAATTCTGTGACAACTGCAACATCGCAGAGCATCTTTTTGGAGGTAAAGTAAAGCTATCTTGAGGCCTTGCTGAAAGGCTCTTTAAGCGTTCATAGATGTATGGTATTCTTGTCTGAGTCCATATTAATGCtgaattttattctttttccagcaataGAGATGGCATTACCTGCCAACATACAAGGATTGCTATAACTGTAGGCTTCCGTATGGCAATGTCATACTGCAAGATGTTCACATACACATGCATTCTCACGAGCTCTACCTTGGTAGATAACAaactttggaagaaaaatgTAAACATATTGTTACATCTCTaataaaaatcttttttttttcttcaagcaGTTTTCATAGGATATGTGCCATAATCCATAGCACAGACATGTTAGAAATTGTATAGGTTTTCGATACCTAGATAAGACTATCTTTGTTCCCTATGAAATTTAGAGGGGCCTAATCAGAATTTAACTTTTGAGTCACAACCTTGAATCGAGAAATCGCTATTGTCGTGAAGCTTCTAAAGAAGCAAAGAAGTTCGAATATTTTATATGCAATGAAGCTGACAAAGGTGGGCGGAGAAGAACAATTTGAAATGACAAAGCTATTCCTCTTTGTTTTGAAGACGATGTGGTTTGTCTTTTAGATCTGAATGTTGCGGTCTGTCATGTCTGAAAAAAGATTCAATAagatattcattttttttttgctattttttattcCTTGTGCAAGTGTTATGTACTATGGTTCTCTGATGGATGTTTTTTGCACTGTCTTATGCAGGAATTGAATCAATTGACATCCCTCGGATTCTCTCTCAGAAAGGGGGAGAAGCAGTTTACCCTTTACCACGAATAAAGGCTTTAGAGATTCATCCAAAATTAAACCTGGCAGCTGTATTGTTTGCAGTGAGTGTTGCGTTAGTATCATAAATAGCTCACTCAATTCTTTGTCTAAACGATTTATTGTTGTGTAATAGAGTATGACCGGTGGAGACAACCGAAAAAATAGATCTGCATATACAAGGGAAGGACGGAAACAGCTGTTTGCTGTTTTGCAAAGTGCAAGGGGATCTTCAGGTGATACTTCTCTCTCGATATGCTATTAGATATTCATTTTGTGCCTTCCATTTTCTATGTCAATTGTGatagaattcaaattttgtctgcttttttcttttatgcATTGTACTTTAGTAAACTAAGCTCTTTCTTTTATTGGGCCTTTCTCTGGTGTTGTTTCAGTGGATTTATTTTCACAGTCAAACCAGTCAGAAAAAGCGAAACATTCTTGAGAAGATAATATCATCtttgtttcttgattgggttgtttgttttgaaatgtGGTGGAGAAGTTTTAAGGCTTTAGGTACATAAGTTCTCATTTTGGTTATTGAGGAGAAATATATATTCTATACAATCATGTAAATGCTGTGTAAGCAAtatcttttttccatttttttcctgAAAGGCATTGGATTTTTTACAGTGTTAAAGGAGCATATAAGCACAtagaaattaccaaaatttgcAGTTTGTTTACCTTGGGGTCCGTGTTGGCAAGCTTTGAGGTTTAGGTGtatttgatgatttttttgtCATGGTTTTTAATAGCCCTAATAATTCATCATGCAGCATCTGTGTTGAAGGAAAAACTCTTATCTCTGGGTTCATCTGGAATATTAGCTGACCATCAGCTTCAAGCACAATTACAGGAGCATCATTTGAAAGGGTTAGTTGGTAGCTATTctcttctgtttttctttttacaaaGTTGGTGGTGTCAAGTGAAGCTGGGTTTTATTATTCTTTGTACCTTACATTAGTATGTTCTATGTGGTTAATTACAAACCCTCCCCTCCATCCCCACAATTCctgatgccaaaaaaaaaaaaaaaatgaatgaagaaAGCAAGTGGAGCATTTTGTTAGCATCACTAATAGATTGTTACAAATGGTGAAAATTCTGAGTTGTCCTTCGAGAGAGAGTGTTAACCTGTTTGTGACACAGAACAAGAAGGGTAAAACAGTGATAACTGATAAGATGCCTTAAACCTTCTATGCTGAGCACAAACTAGCCATAATACTCATCAATTAATTTGTACAATTTTCAGGTTCATGAAtatgttcttaatttttttatttgaattatGTGGTTAACTCATCTTATCAACCACCTCAATTGTGTGATGATTGAACATTGATTAATATTGCTTAGATTTAGAAGTTGTGTTTTGTATCTCTATCACTTCATTCTCAATATGGTGATTAAGAAGACATTGTTATATCTTATGAGATGCTAACCAGTACAGAATTTGCCAAACTTCTGCTTTCTGTACTTGACATAGACCTTAAATCTAATAATTTCCTTTCCCAATACTTTATGCATGAAAAAGAAGTTGTTACCACATTTTTCCAACTTTCCCTGTTAAGTTTTGTTGGTCGCACACAACAGATCTTGCACTTTTCTCTTAAAATGGTATTATGTTTGCTCTAGATGGTCATCATGTCATGGTTAGATTACTTGAGGGAAATAAATCAAGTGAATATTCTCCATCAGAAGTAGTAGTACCTAACTGTTTGTAAATTAAGTCTCTAGAATCACCTGCAATTGCTAATCATGCAGCAGGAATTGCTTGATTGAGTACCTGATCATTTAGTTAGAGTTTATCCTGAATTAGCTGATTCCAGTAATTCAGAGTTCaaggcatttttttttatctgtcTTGAGCTATAGCAATTGTTTTTCTCTTAGGAAGGAAAcattagagttttttttttttattttgaatttcttGATGATTAATTAGAAGCAACACAAggccattttgtaatttttctgAGCTtagattgaaaatttttatggtAAGCTTTTGCATGTTTGGTTTTGTATTTGTTTTGTCATTCTTTAGTTTATTCTTTGCCATGGCTATACTCTCCTCCTAAACAACGGAGTACTTGTATGCTGATAAACCATTTGCTGGTTTCATCTCAGTCAAAATCAAATTACAATATCGGACATTGCACGAAAGGCCTTTCTTTACAGTGTATGtctcttttaatttatttccgCTTCTCTACTAAACATACTTTATGTCGTTGATCTCTACAGATTAATTGCTCTTTTCTGTTGGCCTCATATTTtgcataaaaaatattttagaggGTGCTCTTAGACcctcatttttattatttcttttagagCATATTGGGTCTGGCATTGCCTCAAGGTATGAATGATTCAActtgattttatattttgcagACAATTATCACTGCACCTTCTAAGTGATGATTATATTCCTAATAAGAGCTTAATTAACATTTAATTTGTTTGTGGTTCTTCTTATCtgtctttttctgttttttgcaAAACAAATTTGATTTTCAGAACTAATTACATGTCTAAAAACTATTAAGGTTCAGAAACCAATTTCTGATGCCTAGCTGGTCTTGTGACTTGCTTGTATCATGCTTTTGTGTTTAGCACATCCTTCAGACATACTGTAAAGATACAGGTTTTTATATGCATAAAATGCACCCTTTTACTTGTCTTTCCATCTTTATGTAGCTGGAGATGTTGAACTTGGCAATACATCTCCTCTCTCTGTTTTTGATCTCAACGGCAGTACTTTATGCGAGTGGTGTtgaataattaaatttttaccTGGCTGTTGCAGCATTTTATGGAAGGACATGCCAAAACTGCTCCAATAACTCGGTTACCTCTCATCACTATCTTGGATACTAAGCATCTTTTACGAGATGTTCCTGTTTGCCAGGTGACTATGTTGGTTGCATCCCAGTCTTTGATTTCTAATGTATCATAACTTGATCCTAATGTGCTGTGTGTTTTTTTCAGCCACTTCATCTGGAGTTAAATTTTTTCAGTAAGCAAAACCGAGTACTTCATTATCCTGTCAGGGCTTTCTATTTGGAAGGGGCAAATCTCATGGCTTATAATCTCTCTTCTGGAGTGGATAATGTCTACAAGAAGCTATACACCTcggtgagattttttttttttcttttttttttgggtaaattgAATTGTTGCAGTTTGGTTCTCAATAATTTCTGTTTCAGATACCCGGGAATATAGAATATCATGCGAAGTGCATTGCTTACAGTAAAAAGAAGCACCTGTTTCTGGTTGTTTATGAGTTTAGTGGCACTGCACATGAAGTGATTCTATATTGGGAGAATACAGATCCTCGTTCAACTAATAGTAAAGCAAATACGATCAAAGGTCTTCCCCTTTTGTTACAAGTGTTAATTTGTGCTGCTGCATCTTTTTGTTGTATTTAAATTCATTCAGATCAATAAGCTAATTTCATTTccgtttgtcaaaaaaaaaaaaaaaaaagctaatttCATTTCCATCAATTTTCCAGGTCGAGATGCTGGTTTTGTTGGTCCTAATGAAAACCATTTTGCAATTCTTGATGAGGACAAGACAGgactttctttatatacattaCCTGGAGTGGCTTCACAAGAGTCTAAGGACAATAATAGCATGATTGATGGAGACCAAGCTGCCGGTCCTGACATTACGGATGTTACTGCTATTAAGGGCCCACTGCAGTTTATGTTTGAAAGTGAAGTTGATCGTATTTTTTCTACTCCACTAGGTAGTTTTATGAACAATATTTTTATGTTAACCTATTTTTAGGCTTATAAACTTCTGACTGATCATTCCATGGATTTAGAGTCAACCATGCTCTTTGCTTCGCATGGGGATCAAATTGGCTTGGCAAAGCTTGTCCAAGGATACCGCCTTTCAACTGCTGATGGTCATTTCATATCAACTAAAGCTGAAGggaaaaaatcaatcaagttGAAAACCAGTGAGATGGTACTCCAGGTAATTAATCTGGGACCTACTGAATTACTACCACCAATTCCTTcatttatctattattttatttttttcctttcaatattATGGCTTataatttgaaaaacttattggGAACATGCAAATGCATAAAGAGATGATATTTGCTCTGCAATGAGTACACATGTAGTATTTCTTTAGATTCTTTATAAACATCTAACTTCTTCTGGGAATATGGCATCttacatcttaaatttgttcaAGACACCAGATGGTTTAAGTGGCATCTCACATCTCATTTAAGTGCAGGAGTACACTTGTGATTGTGTATTCTTTACACAAGTTTACTTACAGTTATTGGTTTTGAGTAGGCAATACTTGGCCTGCTTTAGCTGTGCTCCCATACCTTAGCTTgtgaattttttaattttacaatcTGACAATGAGTTGAAGTAAGCATCAAATATCAGTCACAAACGGCCTTTAGACTGTGAATTTCTATATGAATTGAAAGCACTTGCTTGAAGCATGATGATTATTAACACTGACCATCTTATATCTTGTAACACATGCAGCATTTAGTCTTTGCTTCTGTTATACTAAGATTTTTGCAGGCTTGTGATTGATTAAAAATTCTGAGGGTAATATTGCTTATGTTTCTAATATGGTCCTCTTAGGTGCACTGGCAAGAAACTCTCAGGGGCTTTGTTGCCGGTATACTAACTACACAAAGAGTGCTCATTGCTTCAGCAGATCTGGATATATTGGCTAGTACTTCTATGAGATTTGATAAGGGGCTGCCTTCAATATCCTGAATACAGTGTTGCCTTGTGATTTATTATTTTGATTCTCTTCCTGTGCGTTTGGTTTTGTTTGCATATGTTGATTCAATGTCTGTGAATTGCTGGAGTCTTTAACATGTGATTACTTTAGATCCCTTCTCTGGATTGGGCCTGCTCTTCTCTTCTCTACAGCTACTTCCATCAGTATGCTTGGCTGGGATGGAAAAGTGAGAACTGTACTTTCCATATGTATGCCAAATGCAGGTACGCACTTAAGACTTGCGCCAAGTGTGACTGGTTACTTTCTTTGTGGAGAATACTGGTGTAGATTGTTTTACCTTTTTTACATCTCAGTCACATGATTCCTGTTCTGACCCAAAAGggatgacttttttttttcttttggctgtGCAGTACTTGTTGGAGCTTTGAATGATCGCCTGTTGCTTGCAAACCCTACAGACATAAATCCCCGACAAAAGAAGGGGATTGAAATCAAGAGTTGTCTTGTGGGCTTGCTTGAGCCACTTCTTATCGGATTTGCCACAATGCAGCAACATTTTGAGCAGAAGCTTGATCTACCAGAAGTACTTTACCAAATCACCTCAAGGTTCTCCTGCTTATAGAACTTCCTCTTCTCTACTTATTTAATTTCATTGAATTGTAAAGAACTTACGCTttgttcctcttttttttttttttttattcttttgctgCATTATTACCTCAGAGATTTATGATATCAAGCTTTTCTGACTGCTCTCGCTCATCATGTTCATTTTCTCCATGAAGGTTTGATAGCTTGAGGATTACTCCAAGATCACTTGATATTCTTGCCAGTGGTTCACCAGTTTGTGGTGATCTTGCTGTTGCTCTGTCGCAATCAGGCCCCCAATTCACACAGGTGATATATGTGCATTTTGTTCAATATCAATGACAATCTGTCTTAGAGTTATTAATTTAACTTCTTTGTTTTAAGGTGTTGCGAGGAATCTATGCAGTTAAAGCACTTCGCTTTTCTACAGCTTTATCTGTCCTAAAGGATGAGTTCTTGCGGTCTAGAGATTATCCACGATGCCCCCCAACCTCACATTTATTCAACCGGTTTCGCCAGTTGGGATATGCATGTATCAGGTGGTtaaacatttttcttcttttcggACACATATATTTCTGGTCTACCGCACTTCTTTTGATTGCTTTAGCATGTTCTGCTGTGACCAGCCATTGTAGACATAGAAAATCTATGACTGAGCAATAAGTTTGTTCTTCCTCTCATCTCAGTAATCTACATCCCACTTCAGGACTTGATGCCTGAAGGCCACATTATCTAAATGTCAAGTAGAAATTCATTGTAGTTTGTTGTTTTGATACTTATGCACGTAAATGTAAACTTGAATTGAACTGAAGGCCCTGCTTTTGTCGATAAACTATTTTAAGTTTGCAACCGGATATCCTTTTGTCTATAAATTATTTTAAGTATGAAGCCCATTTACTGTAGAGTGGCTGTCCTTGTAACGGATGTATTTAAGAATTTATCTTTATAacttgttctttcttttttgcattGGAATGATATGTGAATTTGCAGATATGGTCAATTTGACAATGCaaaagaaacttttgaagtaaTAGCAGACTTTGAAAGCATGCTTGACCTCTTTATATGCCACCTTAACCCTAGCGCAATGAGGCGTCTTGCTCAGAGATTGGAAGAAGAGGGCGCTGATCCAGAGTTAAGGCGATATTGTGAAAGGATTTTGAGAGTCCGCTCAACAGGGTGGACCCAAGGcatttttgcaaattttgctGCGGAAAGTATGGTTCCTAAAGGACCTGAATGGGGTGGTGGGAACTGGGAGATTAAGACTCCTATTAACATGAAGGACATACCTCAATGGGCACTGGCTGCTGAAGTGATGCCTTATATGAGAACTGATGATGGCACCATTCCATCCATTGTTACTGACCACATTGGTGTTTATCTGGGCATCATTAAAGGAAGAGGAAATGTTGTTGAAGTGAGAGAAGATAGTTTGGTGAAAGCATTTAAAGCTGAAGGTAGTAACATCAAAGCAAATGGACTTCAGACAGCTCTAGCCACATCAACACCTGGCAAGTCTAATGGGGTTCCTGAAGGTGAACCAAAATCGAATTCCTTGATGGGCCTAGAAACCCTCTCTCAgcaattttcgggttctcatgCAGTTGATGAACAAGCCAAAGCAGCAGAGGAATTTAAAAAATCGCTTTATGGTTCTGCCGCTGATGGCAGCAGCAGTGATGAGGAAGAAGGTTCAAAGACCAAAAAGTTACACATTCGAATTCGAGATAAACCAGTTACATCAGCTACTGTGGATGTAAATAAGATTAAAGAAGCCACAAAGCAGTTGGGTTTGCCGATGGGTAGAACCAAATCATCGACTGGTTCATCCCCGGATCTTGGCCTGATTTTATCTCAACCTGCTCCTCCCACCACTGGAAGTGTGACAGCTCCTACAGTTTCTGCACCTACTGATCCTTTTGGAACAGACTCTCTGGTGCAACCTACATCTACCTCACAGCCTTCCCCTATTTCTACTGGTGCTGGAGTTACAGCTAGGCCGATCCCGGAGGACTTCTTCCAGAATACCATATCATCTATCCAGGTTGCTGCATCACTGCCTCCTCCTGGAACTTACCTTTCGCAACTGGAAAAGAATTCTCAAGGATTACAAGGTAACAAGGTTGTGGCTAACCAGGAGAGTGCACCTGTAGCTGATATAGGTCTACCTGATGGTGGTGTCCCACCACAAGCAACGCAGCAACCTGTTTCATCTGATTCCATTGGCCTTCCAGGTGGTACCATACCACCACAGTTAAGTGTTCAGCCTGTCATGCCAGTGCAGTCTCAGCCTCAGATGGCACAAGTTCCAATCTCAACACAGCCCCTTGATCTCAGTTCTCTGGAAGCTCCAGGTTCTGGAACTCCAGGAAGAGCTCCTGAACATCCCACTTCTCCAAAAGCTGTACGTCCTGGACAGGTAAgcatttaattttgttttcatcATCTCTTGTtgtcaaatactaagaatttaaAAGAATCAAAACCTTGTTAGTCAGGGCATAAAGGGTTTCCCGGAAAAGTCTAGAGATGGTTTATCTCAAGATATAATGAATGTGGAGATATTATGAGGCAAACCATACTCCTAGCCGTCAAAGTTCTCATcagaccccaaaaaaaaaaagaagaaaaaaaaggaaaggaaacacACTACATTGAACAAAATGTACGAAACGCACTACATTAGACAAAATGTCTGAAGTTTCAATTTAGATGCAAATTTTGATTCCAATTCAACACAATGTACGTTCATTTCTTCAAAATGTAATCACTTTgaacacaagtaaacatagaaCAAAATTTTATGAGTCCCATTCATGGTGTTAAAAATGATGTACATGGCATATACAAATAGAGAACATAAAATATGGCAGTCTAGTATCTGCCGCAGACTATCGGGGTTATGTTTAAAAACCTGGCATATGGTTATTCTGCCTTAATCCTTTTATTCTACTCATTACAGGTTCCTCGTGGGGCTGCTGCTTCATTTTGCTTCAAGACCGGAATGGCTCATCTTGAGCAGAATCAACTTCCAGATGCATTATCCTGCTTTGATGAAGCTTTCCTAGCACTGGCCAAGGATCAGTCTCGTGGAGCTGATATCAAGGCTCAGGCCACA
The genomic region above belongs to Coffea arabica cultivar ET-39 chromosome 7c, Coffea Arabica ET-39 HiFi, whole genome shotgun sequence and contains:
- the LOC140010396 gene encoding uncharacterized protein, with translation MEWATLQHLDLRHVGRSSKSLQPHAATFHPTLAIVAAAVGTHIIEFDAHTGSKIAAIDIGSSVVRMAYSPTSGHAIIAILEDCTIRSCDFDSEQTCVLHSPEKRMEQISSDTEVHLALTSLQPIVFFGFHRRMSVTVVGTVEGGKAPTKIKTDLKKPIVNLACHPRLPVLYVAYADGLIRAYNIHTYAVHYTLQLDNTIKLIGAGAFAFHPTLEWVFIGDRRGTLLAWDVSTERPMMIGITQVGSQPITSVAWLPVLRLLVTLSKDGSIQVWKTRVNVNPNRPPMQANFFETAGIESIDIPRILSQKGGEAVYPLPRIKALEIHPKLNLAAVLFASMTGGDNRKNRSAYTREGRKQLFAVLQSARGSSASVLKEKLLSLGSSGILADHQLQAQLQEHHLKGQNQITISDIARKAFLYSHFMEGHAKTAPITRLPLITILDTKHLLRDVPVCQPLHLELNFFSKQNRVLHYPVRAFYLEGANLMAYNLSSGVDNVYKKLYTSIPGNIEYHAKCIAYSKKKHLFLVVYEFSGTAHEVILYWENTDPRSTNSKANTIKGRDAGFVGPNENHFAILDEDKTGLSLYTLPGVASQESKDNNSMIDGDQAAGPDITDVTAIKGPLQFMFESEVDRIFSTPLESTMLFASHGDQIGLAKLVQGYRLSTADGHFISTKAEGKKSIKLKTSEMVLQVHWQETLRGFVAGILTTQRVLIASADLDILASTSMRFDKGLPSFRSLLWIGPALLFSTATSISMLGWDGKVRTVLSICMPNAVLVGALNDRLLLANPTDINPRQKKGIEIKSCLVGLLEPLLIGFATMQQHFEQKLDLPEVLYQITSRFDSLRITPRSLDILASGSPVCGDLAVALSQSGPQFTQVLRGIYAVKALRFSTALSVLKDEFLRSRDYPRCPPTSHLFNRFRQLGYACIRYGQFDNAKETFEVIADFESMLDLFICHLNPSAMRRLAQRLEEEGADPELRRYCERILRVRSTGWTQGIFANFAAESMVPKGPEWGGGNWEIKTPINMKDIPQWALAAEVMPYMRTDDGTIPSIVTDHIGVYLGIIKGRGNVVEVREDSLVKAFKAEGSNIKANGLQTALATSTPGKSNGVPEGEPKSNSLMGLETLSQQFSGSHAVDEQAKAAEEFKKSLYGSAADGSSSDEEEGSKTKKLHIRIRDKPVTSATVDVNKIKEATKQLGLPMGRTKSSTGSSPDLGLILSQPAPPTTGSVTAPTVSAPTDPFGTDSLVQPTSTSQPSPISTGAGVTARPIPEDFFQNTISSIQVAASLPPPGTYLSQLEKNSQGLQGNKVVANQESAPVADIGLPDGGVPPQATQQPVSSDSIGLPGGTIPPQLSVQPVMPVQSQPQMAQVPISTQPLDLSSLEAPGSGTPGRAPEHPTSPKAVRPGQVPRGAAASFCFKTGMAHLEQNQLPDALSCFDEAFLALAKDQSRGADIKAQATICAQYKIAVTLLREISRLQKVQGPSAISAKDEMARLSRHLGSLPLLAKHRINCIRTAIKRNMDVQNYAYSKQMLELLLSKAPAGKQDELRSLIDICVQRGLSNKSIDPLEDPSQFCAATLGRLSTIGYDVCDLCGAKFSALSTPGCIICGMGSIKRSDALAGPVPSPFG